In one Pseudomonas sp. Bout1 genomic region, the following are encoded:
- a CDS encoding Gfo/Idh/MocA family oxidoreductase, with translation MRIGLVGYGKGGRVFHAPLIASLPGATFVGVVTRSPERREQLATDHPGVKAFDSIGQITDAGVDALVISTTLKGRPALVLEAIEHGVAVVSDKPFASNAEQAQALITAAERQGVLLSVYQNRRWDSDFLTVRKLIDAGALGTVTRFESRVERYNPGSVGNASGGGFLRDLGSHLVDQAMQLFGPVERVFAQLHYTADEPNVDHGFFVSLTHANGVVSHLWGSALQNSQAPRFRVNGTAGCYTVEGLDGQEDALLAGKTPKTEGEHWGAEEHRRWGWFEQGEERERVPSEKGRWNQFYSQLQSAVEGHGPLPVDARDALATTRVLDAARLSSERQQVVEMADVERQR, from the coding sequence ATGCGAATCGGACTGGTTGGATACGGCAAAGGTGGCCGCGTTTTTCATGCACCCCTGATAGCCAGCTTGCCGGGGGCGACCTTTGTCGGGGTGGTGACGCGTTCACCTGAACGTCGCGAGCAACTGGCGACGGACCACCCCGGTGTCAAAGCCTTTGACAGTATCGGGCAGATCACCGATGCGGGCGTTGATGCCCTGGTGATCTCCACCACCCTCAAGGGCCGCCCGGCGCTGGTGCTGGAGGCCATTGAGCACGGTGTGGCGGTGGTCAGCGACAAACCTTTCGCCAGCAACGCCGAACAGGCACAAGCCTTGATTACCGCCGCCGAGCGCCAGGGCGTGCTGCTCAGTGTCTACCAGAACCGCCGCTGGGACTCGGACTTCCTGACCGTGCGCAAGCTGATCGATGCCGGCGCCCTGGGTACCGTGACCCGCTTCGAGTCCCGTGTGGAGCGCTACAACCCAGGCTCGGTGGGCAATGCCAGCGGCGGTGGTTTCCTGCGGGATTTGGGCAGCCATTTGGTGGACCAGGCCATGCAGCTGTTCGGCCCGGTGGAGCGGGTGTTCGCGCAGTTGCACTACACCGCGGATGAGCCCAACGTGGACCACGGCTTTTTTGTATCGTTGACCCACGCCAACGGGGTGGTTTCACACCTGTGGGGCAGTGCCCTGCAAAACAGCCAGGCCCCGCGTTTTCGGGTGAATGGCACGGCCGGTTGCTACACCGTCGAAGGGCTGGACGGCCAGGAAGACGCGCTGTTGGCCGGCAAGACCCCGAAAACCGAAGGCGAGCACTGGGGCGCCGAAGAACATCGACGCTGGGGCTGGTTTGAGCAAGGCGAGGAACGCGAGCGGGTCCCGTCGGAAAAGGGCCGCTGGAACCAGTTCTACAGTCAGCTGCAAAGCGCGGTGGAAGGCCATGGTCCATTGCCGGTGGATGCGCGGGATGCGTTGGCAACCACCCGTGTGCTGGATGCCGCGCGCCTCAGCTCCGAGCGTCAGCAGGTCGTGGAAATGGCTGATGTGGAGCGTCAAAGATGA